A stretch of the Medicago truncatula cultivar Jemalong A17 chromosome 5, MtrunA17r5.0-ANR, whole genome shotgun sequence genome encodes the following:
- the LOC11409688 gene encoding cytosolic purine 5'-nucleotidase: MNEISVESPGCKSAKTKTDTKKQIFCNRPLNMRNVNAVGFDMDYTLAQYKPETFESLTYKHTVRKLVHNLKYPVELLNWSFNPSYMVRGLVLDKKRGNILKMDCHKYVKIAYHGFEELSKDRKVEAYGKFLVSNSFDEPEYALIDTLFSLAEAYLFAQLVDFCDRNPGSLPSDDYACLYKDVRNAVDMCHRDGTLKQKLAEDPKRYIHEDESIVPMLKMLKESGRATFLVTNSLWDYTSVVMNFICGSGGVNDSTNFDWLEYFDVVITGSAKPNFFQEDNHANLFEVEPESGVLRNTNNGSPLPQVGNFAAKISTKDNNAHKVFQGGNVSHLYPLLKIETSSQILYAGDHIYGDILSSKKTLGWRTMLVIPELDKEVQLLWELRDDCKKLRSLRNDRDDIEKEMHFNQSLKSASPDDDTKQKFISKIQKLEHEREKMRSDHQEALRKLHQEFHETWGQLMKTGYQNSRFAHQVKRFACLYTSQVSNLGSFSPEKYYTPSEDLMQHEYNSIFES, from the exons atgaaCGAAATCTCAGTGGAATCTCCTGGCTGCAAAAGTGCCAAAACTAAAACTGATACAAAAAAGCAGATCTTCTGTAACCGGCCACTGAATATGAGGAACGTTAATGCTGTGGGATTTGACATGGATTATACCTTGGCGCAATACAAGCCTGAAACTTTTGAATCCCTTACTTATAAACACACAGTTCGAAAGCTGGttcataatttgaaatatcCCGTTGAG CTACTGAATTGGAGTTTTAATCCAAGCTACATGGTTAGAGGTTTGGTTCTTGACAAAAAGAGAGGCAACATCTTGAAG ATGGATTGCCACAAGTATgtgaaaatagcttatcatgGTTTTGAAGAACTGTCAAAAGACCGGAAAGTTGAGGCCTACGGAAAGTTTTTAGTATCTAATTCTTTTGATGAGCCAGAATATGCTCTAATCGACACACTCTTTTCACTTGCCGAAGCCTACTTATTTGCGCAACTGGTTGATTTTTGTGACAGAAATCCTGGAAGTCTACCGTCTGATGA TTATGCTTGTCTCTACAAAGATGTTCGGAATGCAGTAGATATGTGCCACCGAGATGGAACCTTGAAGCAAAAGCTTGCAGAAGATCCCAAGAG gtATATCCATGAAGACGAATCAATAGTTCCCATGCTTAAAATGCTTAAAGAATCTGGACGAGCTACATTTTTGGTGACAAACAG TTTATGGGACTATACAAGTGTTGTCATGAATTTCATCTGTGGATCCGGTGGGGTGAATGACAGTACTAATTTTGACTGGCTTGAATACTTTGATGTTGTCATCACTGGCAG TGCAAAGCCAAATTTTTTTCAGGAGGATAATCATGCTAACCTGTTTGAGGTTGAGCCTGAGAGTGGAGTGCTCCGTAATACAAATAATGGCTCTCCTCTGCCTCAG GTGGGTAATTTCGCTGCAAAGATATCAACAAAAGATAACAATGCTCACAAGGTTTTCCAG GGAGGCAATGTCAGTCATCTGTATCCCCTACTTAAAATAGAAACGAGTTCACAg ATACTATATGCTGGGGATCATATCTATGGAGATATACTGAGCAGCAAAAAAACTCTTG GCTGGAGAACCATGTTGGTTATCCCAGAACTTGATAAGGAGGTTCAACTTCTCTGGGAATTGAGGGATGATTGTAAG AAACTTAGATCTCTGAGGAATGATCGTGATGACATTGAGAAAGAAATGCATTTCAATCAGTCTCTCAA ATCAGCTAGTCCAGATGATGATACCAAGCAGAAGTTCATTTCAAAAATTCAGAAATTGGAG catgaaagagagaaaatgaggtCAGATCATCAAGAAGCCCTAAGGAAACTACACCAAGAG TTTCACGAGACATGGGGACAACTGATGAAGACCGGTTATCAGAACTCGCGCTTTGCTCATCAG GTTAAGAGATTTGCCTGCCTTTATACAAGCCAAGTATCTAACTTGGGTTCGTTCTCTCCGGAAAAATATTATACACCCAGTGAAGATTTAATGCAACATGAATATAATAGCATTTTTGAAAGCTGA
- the LOC11421264 gene encoding FACT complex subunit SSRP1 produces MTDGHLFNNITLGGRGGTNPGQIKIYSGGILWKRQGGGKSIEVDKSDIVSVTWMKVPKSNQLGVQIKDGLFYKFTGFRDQDVVSLTSFFQNTFGITVKEKQLSVSGRNWGEVDLNGNMLAFMVGSKQAFEVPLADVSQTNLQGKNDVILEFHVDDTTGANEKDSLMEISFHIPNSNTQFVGDENCPPAQVFRDKIISVADVGAGGEDAVVTFDGIAILTPRGRYSVELHLSFLRLQGQANDFKIQYSSVVRLFLLPKSNQPHTFVVISLDPPIRKGQTLYPHIVMQFETDYVVESELALSEDLYNSKFKDRLELSYKGLIHEVFTTVLRGLSGAKVTKPGKFRSCQDGYAVKSSLKAEDGILYPLEKSFFFLPKPPTLITHEEIDYVEFERHAAGGSNMHYFDLLIRLKSDQEHLFRNIQRNEYHNLYGFISSKGLKIMNLGDAQPTTGVAKVLEGDDDDAVDPHLERIRNEAGEDESDEEDEDFVAEKDDEGSPTDDSGADDSDASQSGDEKEIPAKKEPKKDLSSKASASTSTSTSKKKSKDADEDGKKKKQKKKKDPNAPKRGMSGFMFFSQMERENIKKANPGISFTDVAKLLGENWKKMSAEEKEPYEAKARVDKKRYEDEKIVYNAQPQPMNIDSGNESDSA; encoded by the exons ATGACTGACGGTCATCTCTTCAACAATATCACCCTCGGCGGCCGTGGCGGCACT AATCCGGGGcagataaaaatatattctgGGGGAATTTTATGGAAGAGACAGGGGGGTGGTAAATCAATTGAAGTTGACAAATCAGACATAGTGAGCGTGACATGGATGAAGGTTCCAAAGAGTAATCAACTTGGTGTTCAGATCAAAGATGGGTTGTTCTACAAATTCACTGGATTTCGTGATCAG GATGTTGTAAGTTTGACCAGTTTTTTCCAAAACACCTTTGGAATAACTGTAAAGGAGAAGCAACTTTCTGTTAGTGGGCGCAATTGGGGAGAAGTTGATTTAAATG GAAATATGCTGGCTTTCATGGTTGGCTCAAAGCAAGCTTTCGAAGTGCCTTTAGCAGACGTCTCACAAACTAACCTTCAAGGGAAAAATGATGTGATCTTGGAGTTCCATGTGGATGATACAACCGGAGCCAATGAG AAAGATTCGTTGATGGAGATAAGTTTCCATATACCGAATTCCAACACCCAGTTTGTTGGTGATGAAAATTGCCCCCCTGCTCAG GTTTTCcgtgataaaataatatctgTGGCCGACGTTGGTGCTGGAGGTGAAGATGCTGTTGTTACCTTTGATGGTATTGCAATCCTTACACCAAG GGGAAGATATAGTGTCGAGTTACACCTGTCATTCTTGCGGCTTCAAGGACAGGCTAATGATTTCAAAATCCAGTATAGCAGTGTAGTTCGACTATTTTTACTTCCTAAG TCTAATCAGCCACATACCTTCGTCGTTATTAGTCTCGACCCCCCTATTCGAAAAGGACAAACTTTGTACCCTCATATTGTGATGCAG TTCGAAACTGATTATGTGGTTGAAAGTGAATTGGCATTAAGTGAAGATCTGTATAACTCTAAGTTCAAAGACAGATTGGAGTTGTCGTATAAG GGGCTTATCCATGAAGTGTTCACCACAGTATTACGTGGCTTGTCTGGGGCCAAAGTTACTAAGCCTGGAAAATTTAGGAGTTGTCAAGATGGTTATGCAGTGAAATCATCTCTGAAAGCTGAAGATGGAATTTTGTATCCCCTTGAGAAGAGCTTCTTCTTTCTACCTAAACCTCCCACTCTTATTACTCATGAAGAG ATTGACTATGTGGAGTTTGAGCGACATGCTGCTGGTGGGTCAAATATGCATTATTTTGACCTTCTTATCAGACTAAAATCTGACCAAGAGCACCTCTTTCGTAATATTCAGAGAAACGAGTACCACAATTTGTATGGTTTTATCAG TTCAAAGGgcttgaaaattatgaatttagGAGATGCCCAACCAACTACTGGTGTGGCTAAGGTTCTTGagggtgatgatgatgatgctgtTGATCCACATCTTGAGCGCATCAGAAATGAAGCTGGTGAAGATGAAAGTGACGAGGAG GATGAAGACTTTGTTGCCGAAAAGGACGATGAAGGGTCTCCTACTGATGATTCTGGGGCAGATGATTCTGATGCTAGCCAAAGTGGTGATGAGAAAGAG ATACCTGCCAAAAAGGAACCAAAGAAGGATCTGTCTTCTAAGGCATCTGCTTCTACTTCTACTTCTACTTCTAAGAAGAAATCAAAAGATGCAGATGAAGAtggcaaaaagaaaaaacagaagaagaaaaaggatcCAAATGCACCCAAGAGGGGAATGTCTGGATTCATGTTCTTTTCTCAAATGGAAAGAGAG AATATAAAGAAAGCTAATCCTGGGATTTCATTTACGGATGTGGCAAAGTTACTTGGAGAAAACTGGAAAAAAATGTCAG CTGAGGAGAAGGAGCCATACGAGGCAAAAGCTCGTGTTGATAAAAAACGTTATGAGGATGAGAAGATTGTCTACAATGCTCAACCACAACCGATGAATATTGATTCAGGAAATGAATCTGACAGTGCCTAA
- the LOC11411219 gene encoding cytochrome P450 90A1 has product MATILFFVIIFTIFFLIHRSTHRRRYKLPPGSLGLPFVGETMQLISAYKTDNPEPFIDQRVNRYGSIFTTHVFGEPTVFSADPETNRFILMNEGKLFECSYPGSISNLLGKHSLLLMKGSLHKRMHSLTMSFANSSIIKDHLLLDIDRLIRLNLDSWSDRVLLMEEAKKITFELTVKQLMSFDPGEWTETLRKEYVLVIEGFFTLPLPLLSSTYRRAIKARTKVAEALTLIVRQRRKESVMGETKTDMLGALLASGDHFSNEQIVDFMLALLVAGYETTSTIMTFAVKFLTEHPLALAQLKEEHDQIRAKKSCQDVPLEWTDYKSMAFTQCVVNETLRMANIIGGIFRRAMTDINIKGYTIPKGWKVFASFRAVHLNPDHFKDARTFNPWRWQRKSEATSPANVYTPFGGGPRLCPGYELARVVLSVFLHRIVTRYSWSPAEEDKLVFFPTTRTQKRFPIIVKRRVESKLCN; this is encoded by the exons ATGGCAACTATACTCTTCTTTGTTATCATCTTCACCATCTTTTTTCTCATTCACCGGAGTACTCACCGGCGGCGATACAAGCTCCCACCGGGGAGTCTTGGACTACCCTTTGTAGGGGAAACTATGCAACTAATATCAGCTTACAAAACCGACAACCCAGAACCATTCATAGACCAACGAGTGAACCGGTACGGTTCAATCTTCACAACTCATGTTTTCGGCGAACCAACTGTTTTTTCAGCTGACCCGGAAACGAACCGGTTTATTTTAATGAATGAAGGGAAACTTTTTGAATGTAGTTACCCCGGTTCAATATCGAACCTTTTGGGAAAACACTCTTTGCTTCTTATGAAAGGTTCTCTTCATAAGAGAATGCATTCGCTTACTATGAGTTTTGCTAACTCCTCAATTATTAAGGATCATCTTCTTCTTGATATTGATCGGCTTATTCGGCTTAATTTGGATTCTTGGTCCGACCGGGTTTTACTAATGGAGGAAGCCAAGAAG ATAACGTTTGAGTTGACAGTGAAGCAGCTGATGAGTTTTGATCCAGGTGAATGGACTGAGACTCTAAGGAAAGAGTACGTTCTCGTGATTGAAGGATTTTTTACCCTTCCCTTACCACTCCTCTCTAGTACCTACCGCAGAGCAATCAAG GCAAGAACGAAGGTAGCAGAGGCATTGACATTGATTGTGAggcagagaagaaaagaaagtgtaATGGGGGAGACAAAAACTGACATGCTAGGTGCATTGTTGGCATCTGGCGACCACTTTTCCAATGAACAAATAGTCGATTTCATGTTGGCATTACTCGTCGCCGGATATGAAACCACCTCTACCATAATGACATTCGCGGTCAAGTTTCTCACCGAACATCCTCTAGCATTGGCACAACTCAAG GAAGAGCATGACCAAATCAGAGCAAAGAAAAGTTGCCAAGACGTACCATTGGAGTGGACAGATTACAAGTCAATGGCATTTACTCAATGT GTTGTGAATGAGACTTTAAGGATGGCAAACATAATTGGTGGGATATTTAGGAGAGCAATGACAGACATCAATATCAAAG GCTACACTATTCCAAAGGGGTGGAAAGTCTTTGCATCATTTCGTGCCGTACATCTAAACCCCGATCATTTCAAAGATGCGCGCACCTTCAATCCATGGAGATGGCAG AGGAAATCAGAAGCAACAAGCCCTGCAAATGTCTATACACCATTTGGAGGAGGGCCACGGCTGTGTCCCGGTTATGAGCTAGCCAGAGTTGTACTCTCAGTATTTCTTCACCGCATTGTAACTCGATACAG TTGGTCTCCTGCAGAAGAAGATAAGTTGGTGTTTTTCCCAACCACTAGGACGCAGAAGAGGTTCCCTATCATAGTGAAGCGTAGAGTGGAGTCCAAATTATGTAATTAA
- the LOC11411220 gene encoding sugar transport protein 10, whose translation MGAGVLVSSTNGRQYEGKVTPFVFVTCLVAAMGGLLFGYDLGITGGVTSMEPFLVKFFPSVYKKMKDESRHDSNYCKFDNQLLTLFTSSLYIAALIASFFASTTTRVFGRKISMFAGGLFFLVGALLNGLAVNVGMLIIGRLLLGFGVGYCNQSVPVYLSEMAPTKMRGALNIGFSMMCTIGILVANLINYGTSKLENGWRISLGLGAVPAVMLCVGSFFLGDTPNSLIERGQTEGAKEMLQKIRGIDNVDEEFQDLIDASEEAKKVEHPWKNITQTRYRPQLTFCSLIPFFQQLTGINVIMFYAPVLFKTLGFGNDASLISAVISGGVNVVATLISIYTVDKFGRRTLFLEGGIQMFICQIAVGSMIAIKLGVSGEGSFTKTEADLLLVFICLYVAAFAWSWGALGWLVPSEICSLEVRSAGQATNVAVNMLFTFIIAQVFLTMLCHLKFGLFFFFAGFVLIMSIFVALFLPETNNVPIEEMNKVWKSHWFWKKFVSNVVIDHGQKAIA comes from the exons ATGGGTGCTGGAGTATTAGTTTCTTCAACAAATGGAAGGCAATATGAGGGGAAGGTCACACCATTTGTGTTTGTCACATGTTTGGTCGCAGCCATGGGAGGTCTTCTTTTTGGTTATGATCTTGGTATTACAGGAGGAGTGACTTCCATGGAACCATTTTTGGTTAAATTCTTCCCCAGTGTTTACaagaaaatgaaagatgaaTCTAGACATGATAGCAATTATTGCAAATTTGACAACCAACTCCTTACTTTGTTCACATCTTCCTTGTATATTGCGGCGTTAATAGCGTCTTTCTTTGCTTCCACTACTACAAGAGTGTTTGGACGCAAGATCTCAATGTTTGCAGGTGGCTTGTTTTTCCTTGTTGGTGCATTGCTGAATGGTTTGGCTGTCAATGTTGGAATGCTTATCATCGGTCGCCTATTGCTTGGTTTTGGTGTAGGATATTGTAATCAG TCTGTTCCAGTGTATTTGTCTGAAATGGCTCCGACAAAGATGAGAGGTGCGCTTAACATTGGATTCTCAATGATGTGTACAATTGGAATCCTAGTTGCAAATCTTATTAACTACGGGACTTCCAAGCTTGAGAATGGATGGAGAATTTCTTTGGGCCTTGGAGCCGTTCCAGCAGTCATGTTGTGTGTAGGATCTTTTTTCTTAGGTGACACACCAAACTCTTTGATTGAAAGAGGTCAAACAGAAGGAGCTAAGGAAATGTTGCAAAAGATTCGTGGCATTGATAATGTTGACGAGGAGTTTCAAGATCTAATCGATGCTAGCGAGGAAGCCAAAAAGGTGGAGCACCCATGGAAAAATATTACACAAACAAGATACAGGCCTCAACTCACTTTTTGCTCTCTCATTCCATTCTTCCAACAACTCACCGGAATCAATGTTATCATGTTTTATGCACCTGTCCTTTTCAAAACTCTGGGCTTTGGAAATGATGCTTCTCTCATTTCTGCAGTAATTAGCGGAGGTGTTAATGTTGTTGCTACTTTAATTTCCATCTATACGGTGGACAAATTTGGACGAAGGACTTTGTTCCTTGAAGGCGGTATCCAAATGTTTATTTGCCAG ATTGCTGTTGGAAGTATGATTGCTATCAAACTTGGAGTTAGCGGTGAAGGCTCGTTTACAAAAACTGAAGCTGATCTTCTCTTAGTCTTTATATGTCTATATGTTGCGGCATTTGCATGGTCTTGGGGTGCGCTGGGATGGTTAGTTCCCAGTGAAATATGCTCTCTTGAAGTCCGATCTGCAGGTCAAGCTACCAATGTTGCAGTGAACATGTTGTTCACCTTTATCATTGCTCAAGTTTTTCTTACCATGCTTTGTCACTTGAAGTTTggacttttcttcttctttgctgGCTTTGTGCTCATCATGTCAATTTTCGTTGCCTTGTTTCTTCCTGAGACAAACAACGTTCCCATTGAAGAAATGAATAAAGTGTGGAAGTCTCATTGGTTTTGGAAAAAGTTTGTTTCTAATGTTGTCATTGATCATGGCCAGAAGGCTATTGCTTGA